A portion of the Helicobacter jaachi genome contains these proteins:
- a CDS encoding radical SAM protein — protein MNIVFGPVHSRRFGRSLGVDLSPFEKQCNFDCVYCELAGHKSVDSMRKIVSVDDVIKAVKSALNVHECDVLTLTANGEPTLYPYLQELISNLKKIVPDSIKLLLLTNGSLLWKPSVRSAMSQLDMVKFSCDSLESRAFKHIDRPHSSLKLTQIKEGIATFCKEFKGEIIAEVLFVKGINDTLEQSREIAAFLASLPIHRVDIGSIDRPPAYKVEAVSEEELKKLAACFYAYPKLHINLPKRKDNAAESAQKSYSQDELIGLIKRRPLSINDAQKMLDSQSLALLYKLCQKGSIKQSSVGNNAFYQLADGLHKKL, from the coding sequence ATGAATATCGTGTTTGGTCCTGTGCATTCGCGGCGATTTGGGCGCTCTTTGGGCGTTGATTTATCACCTTTTGAAAAGCAGTGCAATTTTGATTGCGTGTATTGCGAGCTTGCAGGGCATAAAAGTGTAGATTCTATGCGTAAGATTGTGAGCGTAGATGATGTGATAAAAGCGGTAAAATCTGCACTCAATGTGCATGAATGTGATGTTTTAACGCTTACAGCAAATGGCGAACCAACGCTGTATCCATATTTACAAGAATTAATTAGCAATCTTAAGAAAATAGTGCCAGATTCTATAAAGTTGCTCCTTTTGACGAATGGTTCGCTTTTGTGGAAGCCAAGTGTGAGGAGTGCTATGAGCCAGCTTGATATGGTGAAATTTTCTTGCGATAGTTTAGAATCTAGAGCCTTTAAACACATTGACCGCCCGCATTCAAGCCTTAAACTTACGCAGATTAAAGAGGGCATTGCCACTTTTTGCAAGGAGTTTAAGGGCGAGATTATTGCTGAAGTGCTATTTGTCAAAGGCATTAATGACACTTTGGAGCAAAGCAGGGAAATTGCAGCATTTCTAGCTAGCCTACCCATTCATCGCGTGGATATTGGGAGTATTGACCGCCCACCTGCCTATAAGGTTGAGGCAGTGAGCGAAGAAGAGCTAAAAAAACTTGCGGCATGTTTTTATGCCTATCCTAAGCTTCATATTAATTTGCCCAAACGCAAAGATAATGCCGCAGAAAGTGCGCAAAAATCATACTCACAAGATGAGCTTATTGGGCTTATCAAGCGCCGTCCATTAAGCATTAATGACGCTCAAAAAATGTTAGATTCTCAATCATTAGCACTTTTATATAAACTCTGCCAAAAAGGTAGCATAAAGCAAAGCAGTGTAGGGAATAACGCATTTTATCAGCTCGCCGACGGGCTGCATAAAAAATTATAG
- a CDS encoding murein transglycosylase domain-containing protein — MKVFGRQNSFLRQGLHKLLQILTLALCLFGCSALNVQNAHKVAIADDPNYALQQIAGNQFRIYASDHKALLRDIKEAKKQYNKIANALSGNVAKQWSAEDVSLPSAQTYVKYSNNYKSKASIDFTSGAIRIETIDSINPMQSLEQAISHTLLLPQDPSKVDLYSSDDFSFDGKPFLAGLIKDNDGEDILTQWRAQRYAKYLITHKLKTRKDSKGKVVNYVDLQMVGDYQSKSEHKYEAIVQKYARKYNVSPALVLGIIQTESNFNPYAVSGAPAYGLMQIVPSTAGADAYELINGKKGKPTKEMLFNPETNIEYGVAYLSILFNRYLPDVKDKLSQEYCVITAYNAGAGSVLRTFASDKTQAFQRINALSSSKVYDTLRTKLPSDEGRRYLLKVSTFKKNYEHIK; from the coding sequence TTGAAAGTTTTTGGGCGACAAAACTCCTTTTTGCGGCAAGGTTTGCATAAACTCTTGCAGATTCTCACTCTCGCGCTTTGTTTGTTTGGCTGCTCTGCGCTTAATGTGCAAAATGCCCATAAAGTCGCAATTGCTGATGACCCAAATTACGCTCTGCAGCAAATTGCAGGTAATCAATTTAGAATCTACGCAAGCGACCACAAAGCCCTTTTGCGCGATATTAAAGAGGCAAAGAAGCAATATAATAAAATTGCTAATGCGCTAAGCGGCAATGTCGCAAAGCAGTGGAGCGCGGAAGATGTGAGCCTGCCTAGCGCGCAAACTTATGTGAAATATTCAAACAACTACAAATCAAAGGCTAGCATTGATTTTACCTCTGGAGCAATACGCATTGAGACTATAGATTCTATAAATCCTATGCAGTCGCTAGAGCAAGCCATTAGCCACACACTTTTGCTGCCTCAAGACCCAAGCAAGGTTGATTTATACTCAAGCGATGATTTTAGTTTTGATGGCAAACCATTTTTAGCAGGCTTAATCAAAGACAACGATGGGGAGGATATACTTACACAATGGCGCGCGCAACGCTATGCCAAATATCTCATAACTCATAAGCTAAAAACCCGCAAGGATAGCAAGGGCAAGGTGGTGAATTATGTGGATTTGCAAATGGTTGGGGATTATCAAAGCAAAAGCGAGCATAAATATGAAGCCATTGTGCAAAAATACGCTCGTAAGTATAATGTCTCGCCAGCCCTTGTGCTAGGCATTATCCAAACAGAATCTAATTTCAATCCCTACGCTGTGAGCGGTGCGCCCGCATATGGACTCATGCAAATCGTGCCAAGCACTGCAGGAGCGGACGCGTATGAGCTTATTAATGGCAAAAAGGGCAAGCCTACTAAAGAAATGCTTTTTAACCCTGAAACTAATATCGAGTATGGCGTGGCGTATTTAAGCATTCTTTTTAATCGCTATTTGCCCGATGTGAAAGATAAGCTAAGTCAAGAATATTGCGTGATTACGGCGTATAATGCAGGTGCGGGCAGTGTGCTTAGGACTTTTGCAAGCGATAAAACTCAAGCTTTCCAGCGCATTAATGCCCTCTCATCATCAAAAGTCTATGATACATTGCGCACTAAGCTCCCCTCCGATGAGGGTAGGCGGTATCTGCTTAAAGTAAGCACTTTTAAGAAAAATTATGAGCATATCAAATAG
- a CDS encoding arginyltransferase, which yields MRLVEFYSDEKTCSYIDSKKSLFRYFHIQNVTPSFYHGLLERGWRRFGNYFFTPMCNGCTDCISVRTLIDEFTFSKNHKRVLKKSQNIDTYIQKPTVTQAHIELYNRYHLTMRDKKGWEYTPTTPENYMDMFVDGHQDFGYELLYFVDSQLIGVGLVDVLFDSITAVYFFYDHHFAHYSLGTLNILKQIQIGKDYGLKYFYPGYWIKNHYCMGYKERFKPFEVLTNIPDIFEQPLWHIYRADSAEL from the coding sequence ATGAGATTGGTTGAATTTTATTCTGATGAAAAAACTTGTAGCTACATAGATTCTAAAAAAAGCCTTTTTCGCTATTTTCATATCCAAAATGTAACGCCTTCTTTTTATCATGGACTACTAGAGCGGGGGTGGCGGCGGTTTGGCAATTATTTTTTTACTCCTATGTGTAATGGCTGCACAGATTGCATTTCTGTGCGCACGCTCATTGATGAATTTACTTTTAGCAAAAATCACAAAAGAGTGCTAAAAAAATCCCAAAATATCGATACATACATACAAAAGCCCACCGTTACACAAGCCCATATCGAGCTATATAATCGCTATCATCTCACTATGCGCGATAAAAAAGGTTGGGAATACACCCCCACAACGCCCGAAAACTATATGGATATGTTTGTAGATGGGCATCAAGACTTTGGCTATGAGCTATTGTATTTTGTAGATTCTCAACTCATTGGCGTGGGGCTTGTAGATGTGCTTTTTGATAGCATTACGGCGGTGTATTTTTTCTATGACCACCATTTTGCGCACTACAGCTTAGGAACGCTTAATATTTTAAAGCAAATTCAAATTGGCAAGGATTATGGCTTAAAATACTTCTATCCCGGATATTGGATTAAAAATCACTATTGCATGGGCTACAAAGAGCGCTTCAAGCCTTTTGAAGTGCTTACTAATATCCCTGATATTTTTGAGCAACCCCTTTGGCACATATACCGCGCAGATTCTGCGGAGCTTTAA
- the hemC gene encoding hydroxymethylbilane synthase: MSILTIGTRGSALALWQAEYIKSRLKNECGLESQIQIIKTRGDKILDVPLAKIGGKGLFTKELEEMLLNGTIDLAVHSLKDVPVEFPPSLDLAAITQREDSRDCFLSVKYPDMTSLPKNAKVGTTSLRRSMQIKKYRSDLDTLSLRGNVQTRLEKLKNGTFDAIILAQAGITRLAITAKDVPYITPLAFMIPAMGQGALGIEMRTDSPYFKTISTLTHAETALCVSAERAFVKALNGGCQVPIGVHARYVNKALILEAIVGLPDGSECISDVQEMPIGLEEQERARDFGIQLAQGFIAKGARELLARAAQMAFA; the protein is encoded by the coding sequence ATGAGCATACTCACTATTGGCACGCGTGGTAGCGCGCTGGCATTATGGCAGGCTGAATATATCAAATCTCGCTTAAAAAACGAATGCGGCTTAGAATCTCAAATCCAAATTATCAAAACACGCGGAGATAAAATCCTTGATGTGCCGCTCGCAAAGATTGGCGGCAAGGGACTTTTTACTAAAGAATTAGAGGAAATGCTTTTAAATGGGACAATTGATTTGGCTGTGCATAGCCTTAAAGATGTGCCTGTGGAGTTTCCTCCTAGCCTTGATTTAGCCGCTATCACGCAGCGCGAGGATAGTAGAGATTGCTTTTTAAGCGTGAAATATCCTGATATGACTTCTTTGCCTAAAAACGCAAAAGTAGGCACAACTTCGCTGCGCCGCTCTATGCAGATAAAAAAATATCGCTCCGATTTAGACACGTTAAGTCTGCGCGGCAATGTGCAAACGCGCCTAGAAAAGCTAAAAAATGGCACATTTGACGCTATTATCTTGGCACAAGCGGGCATTACAAGGCTAGCCATTACTGCTAAAGATGTGCCATATATTACGCCTTTAGCCTTTATGATACCCGCTATGGGGCAGGGCGCGCTAGGTATTGAAATGCGCACTGATAGCCCATATTTTAAGACTATATCTACGCTCACGCATGCAGAGACTGCGCTTTGTGTGAGTGCGGAGCGAGCATTTGTCAAAGCTCTTAATGGCGGCTGTCAAGTGCCTATTGGTGTGCATGCAAGATATGTGAATAAGGCACTTATTTTGGAAGCCATTGTGGGGTTGCCAGATGGGAGCGAGTGCATTAGCGATGTGCAGGAAATGCCTATAGGCTTAGAGGAGCAAGAGAGGGCTAGGGATTTTGGGATACAGCTCGCACAGGGCTTTATTGCCAAAGGCGCAAGGGAGCTTTTAGCTCGCGCCGCACAAATGGCGTTTGCGTAG